From Dehalococcoidia bacterium, the proteins below share one genomic window:
- a CDS encoding MBL fold metallo-hydrolase, which yields MHNKLHFLGAAQNVTGSRYLIKANNVRFLVDCGLYQERKYIYRNWDPFPIPPNTLDAVLLTHAHLDHCGLLPKLVREGFRGRIVSTAATADITQIMLMDSAKIQEEDAEHKIKRHERERRKGLYPEVPLYTPADAKACCSLLSPVRYGEPVLIGNSVSATFHDAGHVLGSSMILVNIGQNGEKRSVLFSGDVGRWNKPILRDPTLFNEADYVLIESTYGDRLHEDSESVTNQLAEVINSTVQARGNIVVPSFALERSQEVLYYLNKLLMERRIPHLMVFLDSPMAVGITDIFEKHPELYDSDMLELIRKGSSPFDFPGLTMVRETDQSKAINNITGSTMIIAGSGMCTGGRVKHHLVTNISRPECTILFIGYQAIGTLGRLIVDGARKVRILGKEYPIRAKIAQINGFSAHADRDELFQWLSSLNRPPTQIFVVHGEPETALQFADFLTERTGWNISVPEYGNESILD from the coding sequence ATGCATAACAAGCTACATTTTCTAGGCGCGGCACAAAATGTTACTGGCTCGCGGTATCTAATCAAGGCCAACAACGTCAGGTTTCTGGTAGACTGCGGGCTTTACCAGGAGAGGAAGTACATATATAGAAACTGGGACCCGTTTCCTATTCCTCCAAACACCCTCGATGCTGTGCTTCTTACCCACGCTCACCTCGACCATTGCGGCCTTTTACCCAAGCTGGTACGCGAAGGATTTCGCGGTCGTATTGTCAGTACAGCTGCAACTGCCGACATTACTCAAATCATGCTTATGGATTCTGCAAAGATCCAAGAAGAAGATGCAGAGCACAAGATAAAAAGGCATGAGCGAGAGAGAAGAAAAGGTCTCTATCCGGAGGTACCGCTTTACACACCGGCTGATGCGAAGGCTTGTTGCTCTCTTCTCTCTCCGGTTCGTTACGGTGAGCCCGTACTTATAGGTAACAGTGTTTCTGCTACTTTCCACGATGCTGGCCACGTCCTAGGATCATCGATGATATTGGTCAATATAGGCCAAAATGGAGAAAAGAGAAGTGTACTATTCTCCGGAGACGTTGGGCGTTGGAATAAACCTATACTCCGAGATCCGACACTATTTAACGAAGCTGACTATGTACTTATTGAATCCACCTACGGCGACAGATTACACGAGGACTCTGAGAGCGTAACCAATCAGTTGGCGGAGGTTATTAACTCGACCGTACAAGCCCGAGGGAATATAGTAGTCCCTAGTTTCGCTCTCGAGCGGTCTCAGGAAGTTCTCTACTACCTGAATAAACTGCTTATGGAGAGGCGTATACCTCATCTAATGGTTTTCCTCGATAGCCCAATGGCTGTGGGCATCACGGATATCTTCGAAAAACATCCTGAATTATATGACAGTGATATGCTGGAATTAATCCGAAAGGGAAGTTCACCGTTCGACTTCCCCGGTCTCACAATGGTTAGGGAGACAGATCAGTCAAAGGCGATAAACAACATAACTGGAAGTACAATGATAATAGCTGGCTCTGGCATGTGCACTGGAGGCAGGGTAAAGCATCACCTTGTGACAAACATCTCACGGCCAGAGTGCACGATTCTGTTTATTGGGTATCAAGCTATAGGAACTCTGGGAAGACTTATCGTAGACGGTGCTCGGAAAGTTAGGATATTGGGAAAGGAATACCCGATTAGAGCGAAAATAGCTCAGATAAACGGTTTCTCTGCCCACGCTGACAGGGACGAACTGTTCCAGTGGTTGTCGAGTTTAAATAGGCCGCCTACGCAAATATTCGTTGTCCATGGCGAGCCAGAAACGGCGTTGCAGTTTGCTGATTTTCTCACGGAAAGAACTGGATGGAATATATCAGTCCCAGAGTACGGGAATGAGTCAATTCTAGACTAG
- a CDS encoding dodecin family protein — MAESVYKIITLVGTSPESWEKAAANAVATAAKSLRDLRIAEIDELDMQIENGKVTSYRAKVRISFKYQGGD, encoded by the coding sequence ATGGCAGAGAGTGTCTACAAGATCATTACACTGGTGGGGACAAGCCCCGAGTCATGGGAGAAGGCTGCCGCCAATGCAGTGGCTACGGCTGCAAAGTCCCTGCGCGACCTTCGTATCGCCGAGATCGACGAGCTTGATATGCAGATCGAGAACGGCAAGGTGACCAGCTACCGTGCCAAGGTAAGGATCTCCTTCAAGTACCAGGGCGGCGACTAA
- a CDS encoding CxxC-x17-CxxC domain-containing protein, protein MDYVEKTLECADCGVSFTFSADEQELFASRGFTNEPKRCPECRSARRQQRDGDGYGYQRQREMHSATCAECGKDTKVPFEPRQGRPVYCNECYAKVRLQTRS, encoded by the coding sequence ATGGACTACGTAGAGAAGACCCTCGAATGCGCGGATTGTGGCGTCAGTTTCACTTTTAGCGCAGATGAACAGGAGCTATTTGCTTCCAGGGGATTTACCAATGAGCCCAAGCGTTGTCCTGAATGCCGATCGGCCAGGAGACAACAGCGCGATGGGGATGGCTATGGCTATCAGAGGCAGAGGGAAATGCATTCTGCTACATGCGCCGAGTGTGGTAAAGACACGAAGGTACCCTTCGAGCCCCGACAGGGAAGACCGGTGTATTGCAACGAGTGCTACGCCAAGGTCAGGCTGCAGACCCGAAGTTAA
- a CDS encoding universal stress protein → MYKRILVPLDGSYLAEIALPYAEEIACYLNSDVTLIRVAESEDDTYDHMHRVYIDKMVEVTRQNLQKFHEKIGGEPINVNSVFLAGNVAEEIVDYAENQQSGLIIMATHGRSGIRRWLLGSVASKVVSATEQPVLLIRAKKKDAIPKGHKKRLIKKILVPLDGSKVSEAVIPYIMELASRLKAEVTFFHVIAPVYFFYSIPGEAVNRSYSPEDMINLMTRNETYLDTVGVEFKDKGIKTKSKVVVGVPADEIIRTADETRADVVAMSTHGYSGINRWTLGSTADKVLHAGNTPLLLVRPH, encoded by the coding sequence ATGTACAAGAGAATACTTGTTCCACTTGACGGTTCGTATTTGGCTGAGATCGCCTTACCCTACGCGGAAGAGATCGCATGCTACCTAAATTCTGATGTGACTCTCATACGTGTTGCTGAGTCAGAAGATGATACCTACGACCACATGCATCGAGTATATATAGATAAAATGGTTGAGGTTACTAGACAGAATCTCCAGAAATTTCACGAGAAAATAGGGGGGGAACCGATTAATGTGAACTCAGTCTTTTTAGCAGGCAATGTCGCTGAAGAGATTGTGGACTATGCTGAGAATCAACAGAGTGGTTTAATCATAATGGCTACTCACGGTCGTTCTGGTATAAGACGCTGGTTATTGGGAAGCGTGGCATCCAAGGTAGTGAGTGCGACAGAACAACCTGTATTGCTTATCAGGGCTAAGAAAAAGGATGCTATCCCCAAAGGGCACAAGAAGCGCCTCATAAAGAAGATACTGGTGCCATTGGATGGATCAAAGGTGAGTGAAGCAGTTATTCCCTATATAATGGAGCTAGCATCAAGGCTTAAAGCAGAAGTAACCTTCTTTCACGTGATTGCGCCGGTCTACTTCTTTTACAGCATTCCAGGAGAAGCTGTAAATCGGTCCTATAGCCCAGAGGATATGATCAATTTAATGACGAGGAATGAGACGTATTTGGATACGGTGGGAGTAGAATTTAAGGACAAAGGAATAAAGACGAAGTCTAAGGTTGTAGTTGGGGTTCCAGCTGATGAAATTATCAGGACAGCTGATGAAACACGGGCAGATGTCGTTGCCATGTCAACGCATGGTTATTCCGGCATCAATCGTTGGACATTGGGAAGCACTGCAGATAAAGTTCTCCATGCAGGGAACACTCCACTCCTACTGGTGAGGCCACACTAA
- a CDS encoding alpha/beta hydrolase, whose protein sequence is MKLIFIHGSGGCKEAWHYQTSHFPAADVIDLPGHPEGEPRTSVEGYVEWLRGYIQDFGYSDVVLAGHSLGSAIAQLYALKYPEDLKGLILIGSGARLRVHPLYLKMLEKAKDEPGMLEAFFEMSQGPINPELMEVLRRRALENGPAVFLNDMLCCDKFDIMDRVHDIRLPTLALCGSEDTMTPPKYTKYLADKIGGAREVIIDGGTHMVFAEKPREVNQAIDNFLSSL, encoded by the coding sequence ATGAAGCTGATTTTTATTCATGGCTCAGGCGGCTGCAAGGAAGCCTGGCACTACCAGACGAGTCACTTTCCCGCTGCCGATGTTATCGATCTCCCCGGCCACCCCGAGGGCGAGCCGCGCACCAGCGTTGAGGGCTATGTGGAGTGGCTGCGGGGATACATTCAGGATTTTGGCTATAGCGATGTCGTGCTGGCAGGCCACTCGCTGGGCAGTGCCATAGCTCAGCTTTATGCCCTGAAATATCCTGAAGATTTGAAGGGGCTCATTCTCATCGGCAGCGGCGCCAGGCTCCGCGTCCATCCCCTGTACCTCAAGATGCTGGAGAAGGCTAAAGACGAACCCGGTATGCTCGAGGCTTTCTTCGAAATGTCACAGGGGCCTATCAACCCTGAACTCATGGAGGTGCTCCGGAGGAGGGCTCTGGAGAATGGCCCTGCCGTTTTCCTCAACGATATGCTCTGCTGCGACAAGTTCGACATCATGGATCGGGTTCATGACATCAGGCTGCCGACCCTGGCTCTGTGTGGCAGCGAGGACACAATGACCCCACCGAAATACACCAAATACCTCGCCGATAAGATCGGGGGAGCCAGGGAGGTAATTATCGACGGGGGCACCCATATGGTCTTTGCTGAAAAGCCCAGAGAGGTCAATCAGGCTATCGATAACTTCCTGAGTAGCCTTTGA